A stretch of the TM7 phylum sp. oral taxon 349 genome encodes the following:
- a CDS encoding DNA-directed RNA polymerase subunit beta, giving the protein MPKATTANHTPAQRVFFTNDDTAVAVPNLLTHQKESWKDFVETGLSEIFAEINPIEDYTGQKLELRFKDYKFEAPKNDEKFAKENNLTFDAPLLVTTELTNKVTGEVKEQEIYLGDYPWMTDRATFIINGTERVVVSQLIRSAGVFYTPEKGTGKNLYSAKLIPGRGAWLEFETSASGAIYVKIDRRRKIAVTTFLRALGYSKVSEIRELFADIDTGETKYIEATLEKDPAHGVNEALIEVYRRLRPGDLATVDNARQMIERMFFDFKRFDYSRVGRYKMNKRLNLDVPNTAENRVLRLDDLVAIIRELIRMNNTQEPGDDIDALDNRRIKLVGELVARQFRVGMLRMQRNAMDRMSMSDIETVTPSQLINARPVVAAVREFFASSQLSQLLDEVNPISELSHKRRLSSMGPGGLSRERAGFEVRDAHPTHYGRICSVETPEGANIGLVLNLATYARINEYGFIETPYRKVENGRVTDEIVYLDASQEVNEVIADAGAKLDDNGNFVNERVSARKFLQPSRVDASEVTLMDASHKQILGSTASLVPFIEKNRVDRALTGSNMQRQAVPLLQPQAPTVGTGIEANVARDSSQLIVAEADGEVVRADGDAVEVQYKDGVKRYDLIHFAKSNDDRCVNQKVRVSRGETVTKGDILIEGMSIAEGELALGKDLLVAFMPWGGYNMDDAIVISRRLVEDDTLTSVNIKDYSVEVRETKLGPEIVTRDIPNVSEDSLRHLDEGGIVQIGSEVKAGDVLVGKITPKGEQELSSEERLLRAIFGEKAKDVRDTSQRMNNAGGGKVVGVKIFSRENGHELKAGVLMQIQIFVAQLRKISVGDKMAGRHGNKGVVARILPVEDMPYLADGTPVDVVLNPLGVPSRMNLGQLFETHLGMAARALGYKVATPPFNGVPNDVIERELEKAGLARDGKSQLFDGRSGEAFEERTTVGVMHMIKLHHMVSDKIHARSTGPYTMVTQQPLGGKAQNGGQRFGEMEVWALEAYGAATTLQEMLTIKSDDVYGRAKAYESIIKNDVITGPKLPESFNVLVKELQGLGLRVDLVDENENIDAEHLIESSGSTGKATSTTNDGDDDDDEAETYLDESDGIGDVGDDDGMSVRAIDDEGQISDISEEEDEMYDEITTQADREEA; this is encoded by the coding sequence ATGCCAAAAGCAACCACGGCAAATCACACTCCGGCACAGCGCGTGTTTTTCACGAATGATGACACGGCGGTGGCGGTACCAAACCTCCTGACCCACCAAAAGGAATCGTGGAAAGATTTCGTCGAGACGGGTCTGAGCGAGATTTTCGCAGAAATTAATCCAATTGAAGACTATACTGGCCAGAAATTGGAACTGCGTTTTAAGGATTATAAATTTGAAGCGCCAAAAAACGATGAAAAATTTGCCAAAGAAAATAATTTGACGTTTGACGCGCCGCTGCTGGTGACCACCGAACTAACAAATAAAGTGACAGGTGAAGTCAAAGAGCAGGAAATTTACTTAGGCGACTATCCGTGGATGACAGATCGCGCAACGTTTATCATCAACGGTACGGAGCGCGTGGTGGTGAGCCAGCTGATTCGTTCAGCAGGCGTGTTTTATACGCCGGAAAAAGGCACGGGTAAAAATTTGTACAGCGCAAAATTAATCCCGGGTCGTGGGGCGTGGCTAGAGTTTGAGACAAGTGCGAGCGGTGCGATTTACGTAAAAATTGATCGTCGGCGCAAAATTGCCGTGACGACATTTTTGCGAGCGCTTGGTTATAGTAAGGTGTCGGAAATTCGTGAGCTATTTGCCGACATTGATACCGGTGAAACGAAATACATTGAGGCGACATTAGAAAAAGATCCTGCACATGGTGTGAACGAGGCGCTGATTGAGGTGTATCGCCGCTTGCGCCCAGGAGACTTAGCGACGGTCGATAACGCGCGCCAGATGATTGAGCGTATGTTCTTTGACTTTAAGAGATTTGACTACAGTCGTGTTGGTCGCTATAAGATGAATAAACGATTGAATTTGGATGTACCGAATACCGCAGAGAATCGTGTATTGAGACTTGACGATCTAGTAGCGATTATTCGTGAGCTAATTCGCATGAACAACACGCAGGAGCCGGGTGATGACATTGATGCGCTTGATAACCGCCGCATTAAGCTTGTAGGCGAGTTGGTAGCGCGTCAGTTCCGCGTAGGTATGCTCCGCATGCAGCGCAATGCGATGGATCGCATGAGTATGAGCGATATCGAAACGGTGACACCAAGTCAGCTGATTAACGCCCGCCCAGTGGTTGCGGCGGTGCGCGAATTCTTTGCGAGTAGCCAATTGAGCCAGCTACTTGACGAAGTGAACCCGATTTCGGAGTTAAGCCACAAGCGCCGATTGAGCTCAATGGGACCGGGTGGACTCAGCCGCGAGCGCGCTGGATTTGAGGTGCGCGATGCCCACCCGACACACTACGGGCGTATTTGTAGCGTGGAAACGCCGGAGGGCGCTAACATTGGGCTAGTATTGAATTTGGCTACATACGCGCGGATTAACGAATACGGATTTATCGAAACGCCGTACCGCAAAGTTGAGAATGGCCGCGTGACAGATGAGATTGTTTATTTGGATGCATCGCAAGAGGTGAATGAGGTAATTGCTGACGCTGGCGCAAAGCTTGATGATAATGGCAACTTCGTGAACGAGCGCGTGTCGGCGCGCAAATTCTTGCAGCCGAGCCGCGTAGATGCGAGCGAGGTGACGCTGATGGACGCGTCGCACAAGCAGATTCTAGGATCAACAGCCAGCCTTGTGCCGTTCATCGAAAAGAATCGCGTCGACCGTGCGTTGACTGGCTCAAACATGCAGCGCCAAGCAGTGCCGCTATTGCAGCCGCAAGCGCCAACGGTTGGAACGGGAATTGAAGCAAACGTTGCGCGCGATTCTAGTCAATTGATTGTCGCAGAAGCCGACGGCGAAGTAGTTCGCGCTGACGGTGATGCCGTTGAGGTGCAATATAAGGATGGCGTGAAACGCTATGATCTCATTCACTTCGCGAAGAGCAATGATGATCGTTGTGTTAACCAGAAAGTTCGTGTATCGCGTGGTGAAACGGTTACAAAAGGCGACATCCTCATTGAGGGTATGTCGATTGCTGAGGGCGAGTTAGCGCTAGGCAAAGACTTATTGGTAGCATTCATGCCGTGGGGCGGCTACAATATGGACGACGCGATTGTGATCAGCCGCCGGCTGGTTGAGGACGACACGCTTACCAGCGTAAATATTAAAGACTATTCGGTGGAAGTACGAGAAACGAAGCTTGGCCCGGAAATCGTGACGCGCGATATTCCAAATGTGAGCGAAGACAGTTTGCGCCATTTGGATGAAGGCGGTATTGTGCAAATTGGTTCGGAAGTAAAGGCAGGTGATGTACTTGTCGGGAAAATTACGCCGAAAGGTGAACAGGAGCTTAGTTCGGAAGAGCGGTTGTTGCGTGCGATTTTTGGTGAAAAGGCAAAAGACGTACGCGATACGTCGCAGCGCATGAATAATGCGGGTGGCGGTAAAGTTGTTGGTGTAAAGATTTTCAGCCGTGAAAACGGTCATGAACTAAAAGCTGGCGTACTGATGCAGATCCAGATTTTTGTGGCGCAATTGCGCAAAATCAGTGTTGGCGACAAAATGGCAGGACGCCACGGTAACAAAGGTGTAGTGGCGCGCATTTTGCCGGTTGAGGATATGCCATATTTGGCAGACGGAACGCCGGTTGATGTTGTTCTAAACCCGCTTGGTGTGCCAAGCCGTATGAACCTGGGGCAGTTGTTTGAAACGCATCTGGGCATGGCAGCGCGGGCGCTTGGCTACAAAGTTGCAACCCCGCCATTTAACGGAGTGCCAAACGATGTGATTGAGCGCGAGCTTGAGAAAGCAGGCTTAGCGAGAGACGGCAAGAGTCAGCTCTTTGATGGTCGTAGCGGTGAAGCGTTTGAGGAGCGCACAACCGTCGGCGTGATGCATATGATTAAATTGCACCACATGGTTAGCGACAAGATCCATGCGCGCAGCACTGGTCCGTATACGATGGTGACGCAGCAGCCGCTTGGCGGTAAGGCGCAAAATGGCGGTCAGCGCTTTGGTGAAATGGAGGTGTGGGCACTTGAAGCATATGGCGCTGCAACAACATTGCAGGAGATGCTAACGATTAAGTCTGACGACGTGTATGGTCGCGCGAAAGCATATGAATCAATTATCAAAAATGACGTGATCACCGGTCCAAAATTGCCAGAGTCATTCAACGTGTTAGTGAAAGAACTACAGGGATTAGGTTTACGCGTTGATCTGGTCGACGAAAATGAAAATATCGACGCTGAGCATTTGATTGAATCAAGCGGATCTACCGGTAAAGCTACGTCGACTACGAATGACGGCGACGATGATGACGATGAGGCAGAAACCTATCTTGATGAATCTGATGGAATCGGTGATGTCGGCGACGATGATGGTATGAGCGTGCGCGCTATTGACGATGAAGGTCAGATTTCGGATATAAGCGAAGAGGAAGACGAAATGTACGACGAAATAACAACGCAAGCAGATAGGGAGGAGGCGTAA
- the rpoC gene encoding DNA-directed RNA polymerase subunit beta', with protein sequence MAYPVNTHGIADFDAVRLAVASPEDILKWSYGEVTKPETINYRTQKPERDGLFCERIFGPVKDINPHDSKLKGVRSREAAVDKNGELVTKSIVRRERMGHINLAAPVAHIWFMRGTPSAMSLLTGITVRNLERIAYFATYVILKVDEEKRDQMLADLEAETEAGRAAIKIRYEREAGADGADIKQLAEEQTRELQDLEDQFNVKKSQLESLVRRALINETDYRNLPEEYEELIEVGMGGTALKALLDEINLSELIAKLQEEADGAKGQREKKLLKRLKVLEGMQSAGIKPSSLCLTVLPVIPPDLRPMVSLAGGRFATSDLNDLYRRVINRNNRLKKLIDLNAPEVIRRNEMRMLQEAVDSLIDNSAARGGRAVNASGNRRRLKSLSDMLKGKQGRFRQNLLGKRVDYSGRSVIVVGPKLKINQCGLPKQMAIELFKPFVISWLIEREYAHNIRSATRLIDAGEAVVWDALDAVIEGKYVLLNRAPSLHRLSIQAFQPKLVEGKAIQLHPLVASGFNADYDGDQMAVHLPLSKEAQAEARELMSAVNNLLKPADGSPVLNIGQDIVLGNYYLTYEKPSVQTDTVAVFADSRDAELAYDMGKLHLQSPIRIRAKGEIRNTTLGRVFFNEILPDDFPYNNNVQTKKELKRVLAQIFDKYGAEETAKTADRMKGLAFRFATVAAVSTGKDDYVHFSETENLIADGDKRAAVIADQYDQGLITESERYNLTVGAWRTVDNNVTKLLKEKLGSMDTSISVMVNSGARGDISNVKLASAMIGIQVDAANREIELPIRSYYTHGLSSLESFVATRGSRKGLIDTALKTADSGYLTRRLVDVSQDVFTVEDEEGDDEGYMIYRSETEETMIEFGNRLYGRYTRDAVPGHIGENELITREIANAIDADKAITEVKIQSILSTNNLEGVPRRSYGIDMSTNRLVDPAEPVGVIAAQSVGEPGTQLTLRTFHNSGVAGSDITQGLPRVEELFEARNPKGQAYITEIAGTVDVWEDGHKYIVQVTPETGRVERLPLEDRTPLLQDGSEVKVGDVLAEATDSTKPLIAPFDGIVETAEDTIVIASTAASPVKYEIPGTTQLVVSAGDHVEPGDRLTIGSLNLHDLMRLKGTEATQRYIINEVLRIYAAQGQDVADKHLEIIVRQMFSRVQIEDPGDSEFVMGDIVSKARVVRANKELVATGKEPAQYTQLLLGITKVSIWSDSWLSAASFQDTTRVLISAATSGRADRLHGLKENVIIGRKIPVGTGAIALGEDDNTSPADEYAEDVESEANDITPDVDSES encoded by the coding sequence ATGGCGTATCCAGTTAACACGCATGGTATCGCTGATTTCGACGCAGTTCGCCTGGCGGTGGCGAGCCCGGAAGATATTCTGAAGTGGAGCTACGGCGAGGTAACAAAGCCGGAAACGATCAATTATCGTACGCAAAAACCAGAACGCGATGGACTGTTCTGTGAACGGATTTTTGGTCCAGTTAAAGACATCAATCCGCATGACAGCAAACTCAAAGGCGTGCGTTCGCGCGAAGCGGCGGTTGATAAAAACGGTGAATTGGTCACGAAGTCAATCGTACGCCGTGAACGCATGGGGCATATTAACCTAGCGGCGCCGGTCGCACATATTTGGTTTATGCGTGGTACGCCGAGCGCGATGAGCTTATTGACTGGCATCACAGTGCGTAATCTGGAGCGTATCGCTTACTTCGCAACCTATGTGATTTTAAAGGTCGACGAAGAAAAGCGTGATCAAATGCTGGCTGACTTGGAGGCGGAGACTGAAGCTGGTCGTGCTGCAATCAAAATTCGCTATGAGCGCGAAGCAGGTGCGGATGGCGCGGATATCAAGCAATTGGCGGAAGAACAAACACGCGAGTTGCAGGATTTGGAAGATCAGTTCAACGTGAAGAAATCACAGCTTGAGAGCTTGGTACGGCGTGCATTGATTAACGAAACCGACTACCGCAATTTGCCGGAAGAATATGAAGAGCTGATTGAAGTTGGTATGGGCGGCACGGCGTTGAAAGCGTTGCTTGATGAAATCAACCTGAGCGAGCTGATTGCTAAATTGCAAGAAGAGGCGGATGGCGCAAAAGGTCAGCGTGAAAAGAAATTGCTGAAGCGTTTGAAAGTGCTTGAAGGTATGCAATCGGCAGGCATTAAGCCGTCAAGTTTGTGCTTGACGGTACTACCGGTTATTCCACCAGACTTGCGCCCGATGGTTTCGCTCGCGGGCGGGCGGTTTGCAACGAGTGACCTAAACGATCTATATCGTCGTGTCATTAACCGCAACAATCGTTTGAAGAAGTTAATTGACTTGAATGCGCCAGAAGTAATTCGTCGCAACGAGATGCGCATGCTGCAAGAAGCAGTTGATAGCCTCATTGATAATTCAGCGGCGCGCGGCGGACGCGCCGTGAACGCTTCGGGAAATCGCCGACGTCTGAAGAGCCTGAGCGATATGCTAAAGGGCAAGCAAGGGCGTTTTCGCCAGAACTTGCTCGGTAAACGCGTAGACTATTCGGGCCGTTCAGTGATCGTGGTTGGTCCGAAATTGAAGATCAATCAGTGTGGTCTGCCGAAGCAAATGGCAATTGAGCTATTTAAGCCATTTGTTATCAGTTGGCTGATTGAACGCGAATATGCGCACAATATTCGTTCAGCGACGCGCTTGATTGACGCAGGCGAGGCGGTCGTGTGGGATGCGCTTGATGCTGTAATTGAGGGTAAATATGTTCTTCTAAATCGTGCGCCATCGCTGCACCGTTTGAGCATTCAGGCATTTCAGCCAAAATTGGTTGAGGGGAAAGCGATCCAGCTGCATCCGCTCGTAGCAAGTGGTTTTAATGCCGATTACGATGGCGACCAGATGGCGGTACACTTGCCGCTTAGTAAAGAGGCGCAAGCTGAAGCGCGCGAACTGATGAGTGCCGTTAACAACTTGCTGAAACCAGCAGATGGCAGCCCGGTATTAAACATCGGACAGGACATCGTGCTTGGTAATTACTACTTGACGTATGAAAAACCAAGTGTGCAAACTGATACGGTTGCGGTGTTTGCTGACAGCCGTGATGCCGAGTTGGCGTATGATATGGGTAAATTGCATCTGCAGAGCCCGATCCGCATTCGTGCCAAGGGCGAAATCCGCAATACGACGCTCGGGCGTGTATTCTTTAATGAGATTTTGCCAGACGATTTTCCGTATAACAATAACGTGCAAACGAAGAAAGAATTGAAGCGCGTGCTGGCGCAGATCTTCGACAAATATGGCGCTGAAGAGACTGCTAAAACAGCAGACCGTATGAAAGGTTTGGCATTCCGATTTGCGACAGTGGCGGCAGTATCAACTGGTAAGGACGACTACGTGCATTTCAGCGAGACGGAAAATCTTATTGCTGATGGAGACAAGCGTGCGGCAGTGATTGCTGATCAGTATGATCAGGGGTTAATTACTGAGTCGGAGCGCTACAACCTAACGGTTGGCGCGTGGCGCACAGTTGATAATAACGTGACGAAATTGCTGAAAGAAAAACTCGGCAGCATGGACACGAGTATTTCCGTGATGGTCAACTCAGGCGCGCGTGGTGATATTTCAAACGTAAAGCTTGCAAGTGCGATGATTGGTATTCAGGTGGACGCTGCTAACCGCGAAATTGAGCTGCCGATCCGTTCGTACTACACGCATGGTTTATCAAGCTTGGAATCGTTTGTAGCGACGCGTGGTTCGCGCAAGGGTCTAATCGACACAGCGCTTAAGACGGCGGATTCCGGATACTTGACACGCCGTTTGGTTGACGTGTCTCAGGACGTGTTTACGGTAGAAGATGAAGAAGGCGACGACGAAGGCTATATGATCTATCGTTCAGAAACCGAAGAGACGATGATTGAATTTGGCAATCGCCTGTACGGTCGCTATACGCGCGACGCAGTGCCAGGACATATCGGTGAGAACGAGCTAATCACGCGTGAAATTGCAAATGCAATTGATGCCGACAAAGCAATCACAGAGGTAAAGATTCAGTCGATTCTGTCAACGAATAACCTAGAGGGTGTACCACGTCGCAGCTACGGCATTGATATGTCAACCAATCGTCTAGTTGATCCCGCTGAGCCGGTTGGCGTGATTGCTGCGCAGTCGGTCGGCGAGCCAGGCACGCAGTTGACGCTCCGTACCTTCCATAACTCCGGTGTAGCGGGAAGTGATATCACGCAAGGTTTGCCGCGTGTTGAAGAGCTGTTTGAGGCGCGTAATCCGAAAGGACAAGCATACATCACCGAGATTGCCGGTACAGTTGACGTCTGGGAGGATGGCCATAAGTATATTGTGCAAGTGACGCCAGAAACAGGTCGCGTTGAGCGATTGCCGCTTGAAGACCGTACGCCATTATTGCAAGATGGCTCGGAAGTAAAAGTGGGCGACGTGCTTGCTGAAGCGACCGATAGTACAAAGCCGTTAATTGCGCCGTTTGATGGTATTGTCGAAACGGCGGAGGACACTATTGTGATTGCGTCAACAGCAGCCTCACCGGTAAAATATGAGATTCCAGGCACAACGCAGCTAGTTGTTTCGGCGGGTGATCATGTTGAGCCGGGCGATCGGCTAACGATTGGTTCGCTTAATTTGCACGATTTGATGCGCCTGAAAGGAACAGAAGCGACACAACGTTACATCATCAACGAGGTGCTGCGTATTTACGCCGCTCAGGGTCAGGATGTTGCCGATAAACATCTGGAGATTATTGTGCGCCAGATGTTCAGCCGCGTTCAAATTGAGGATCCGGGCGATAGCGAGTTTGTAATGGGCGATATCGTCAGCAAAGCTCGTGTCGTGCGTGCAAACAAAGAATTGGTTGCCACGGGCAAAGAACCGGCGCAATATACGCAGCTGCTGCTTGGTATTACTAAGGTGAGTATCTGGAGCGATTCATGGCTATCGGCGGCATCGTTCCAAGACACGACACGCGTGCTTATTAGTGCTGCTACTTCTGGTCGCGCTGATCGATTGCATGGCTTGAAAGAGAACGTTATCATCGGTCGCAAGATCCCTGTCGGTACGGGTGCAATTGCCCTCGGTGAGGATGATAATACTTCGCCAGCTGATGAATACGCGGAAGATGTTGAATCTGAAGCGAATGACATTACGCCAGACGTTGATTCGGAGTCGTAA